One part of the Oceanidesulfovibrio indonesiensis genome encodes these proteins:
- a CDS encoding histidinol-phosphatase, with amino-acid sequence MITADLHLHTSHSHGRHTTRAMVESGLARELALLGFTEHAPRPHGYVYPKDYQDKLERNFMTYCEEVRSLRREYADRIELLLGAELDFIPDADEQMRGLVRRAQPDYVLGGVHFIGHWGFDYSPADWKELNMDACAAKYREYYALIPRMARFGVFDGAAHLDLVKLFSVDHYRAWEASEEGRTAVAAALDALAEAGMGLEISSAGLRKPCKEIYPGPRIMRMARERDLDVTFGSDAHACEQVGWAFDQLAAYAAEYGFEHSVCYTPQGKRCLSL; translated from the coding sequence GTGATTACAGCCGACCTTCATTTGCACACAAGCCATTCTCACGGACGCCACACGACCCGCGCCATGGTGGAATCCGGACTGGCCAGGGAGCTTGCGCTGCTTGGCTTTACCGAGCATGCGCCCAGGCCGCATGGGTATGTGTATCCCAAAGACTACCAGGACAAGCTGGAACGCAACTTCATGACGTACTGCGAGGAAGTCCGCTCGCTGCGCCGGGAGTATGCGGACCGGATCGAACTGCTGCTGGGCGCGGAGCTCGACTTCATTCCAGATGCGGACGAGCAGATGCGCGGTCTGGTACGGCGCGCGCAGCCGGACTATGTGCTGGGGGGCGTACATTTCATCGGGCATTGGGGATTCGACTACTCCCCGGCGGACTGGAAGGAGTTGAACATGGACGCCTGCGCCGCCAAGTACAGGGAGTACTACGCCCTGATACCGCGGATGGCGCGCTTCGGCGTGTTCGACGGCGCCGCGCACCTGGATCTGGTCAAGCTTTTCTCCGTTGATCATTACCGCGCATGGGAAGCGAGCGAAGAAGGGCGCACTGCCGTGGCGGCCGCGCTGGACGCACTGGCTGAAGCAGGCATGGGCCTTGAAATTTCCTCGGCCGGACTGCGCAAGCCGTGCAAGGAAATATATCCGGGACCGCGGATCATGCGTATGGCCAGGGAGCGCGACCTGGACGTCACCTTCGGTTCCGACGCCCACGCCTGCGAACAGGTGGGTTGGGCTTTCGATCAACTCGCCGCGTACGCCGCCGAGTATGGGTTCGAGCATTCCGTGTGTTACACGCCGCAAGGCAAGCGATGTTTGAGCTTGTAA
- a CDS encoding alanine racemase, with the protein MARLVIDLNGFVGNARCLRDYCAGRALSLLPVMKAAGFDAEIVRAAHDAGGDLPAAAHLAGARALHQALGKRVALLTMPPLSRADDVVALAERSYLAEPAVAAALAEAAERADMYHEMVLFVDLGDLREGCLPNCFAELLRTMGRLEHENFHVAGIASNFGCLHGLRPSRQAMDLIRELAAVFFKVLGRMPEVVSVGGSILLPWMASNALPPEVTELRLGEAMLLGHFQGEDVCVPGLTRDPVLLEGEVLEIARKPTSQDGAYGPNALGELGRPPDRGERLRALLDFGILDTKPWELSCRTPGVEYVGATSNYAIYDVEAARPRPKPGATLQFTLGYEALARAFHSRYLDRRIIDGNAGFA; encoded by the coding sequence ATGGCCCGGCTCGTCATCGACCTGAACGGATTCGTCGGCAACGCCCGCTGCCTCCGCGACTACTGCGCAGGCCGCGCCCTCTCCCTGCTGCCCGTAATGAAGGCCGCGGGGTTCGACGCTGAGATTGTACGCGCGGCCCATGACGCCGGCGGCGACCTGCCGGCCGCGGCGCACCTTGCCGGCGCGCGAGCATTGCACCAGGCTCTGGGAAAGCGTGTCGCCCTGCTCACCATGCCGCCGTTGTCCCGCGCCGATGATGTGGTGGCCCTGGCCGAGCGCTCCTATCTGGCCGAACCGGCAGTAGCCGCCGCACTGGCCGAGGCGGCGGAACGGGCGGACATGTATCACGAGATGGTGCTGTTCGTGGACCTCGGCGACCTGCGAGAAGGCTGCCTGCCCAACTGCTTTGCCGAACTCCTGCGCACCATGGGCCGGCTGGAGCACGAAAATTTCCATGTGGCCGGCATCGCCTCCAACTTCGGCTGTCTGCACGGCCTACGACCTTCGCGCCAGGCCATGGACCTGATACGCGAGCTGGCCGCCGTGTTCTTCAAGGTGCTCGGGCGCATGCCGGAGGTCGTCTCCGTTGGCGGCTCCATCCTGCTGCCCTGGATGGCGTCCAATGCGCTGCCGCCGGAAGTGACCGAGCTGCGCCTGGGCGAGGCCATGCTGCTGGGCCATTTCCAGGGCGAGGACGTCTGCGTGCCGGGTTTGACGCGCGACCCCGTGTTGCTCGAAGGCGAGGTGCTGGAGATCGCCCGCAAGCCCACCAGCCAGGACGGCGCTTACGGACCCAACGCGCTGGGCGAACTGGGCCGGCCGCCGGACCGCGGCGAACGGCTGCGCGCTTTGCTGGACTTCGGCATTCTGGACACCAAACCCTGGGAACTCTCCTGTCGCACTCCGGGCGTGGAGTACGTGGGCGCGACATCCAACTACGCCATATACGATGTGGAAGCAGCCCGGCCCAGACCCAAGCCCGGCGCCACGCTCCAGTTCACTTTGGGTTACGAAGCCCTGGCCAGGGCTTTCCACTCGCGTTACCTGGATCGGCGCATCATTGACGGCAACGCAGGATTTGCTTGA
- a CDS encoding lysophospholipid acyltransferase family protein encodes MAHEDIFTLDLAKEKSALHKAFISALGKPLERLIGLDSLNAIHKGSAELKPDNEFMSRVLETMDVTYEVPDADMLRIPKKGPVVVVANHPFGAIEGVILGALLKRAREDVKIMGNYLLGLVPELQDMIITVDNFGSADSLKKNIKPLKESIRWLRGGHVLAIFPSGEVSSLDLRKRRIMDPAWNRTVGRIIHRTEAPVLPVFFPGANGPLFHIAGFLHPRLRTALLPRQFIKRQGRCFPVRIGNTIPFKKIEHLERDEELMAYLRLRTYMLKRRVTEEKPSRFKFRLPLPRRGAHKAEKVPPRALEPVIEGKAPELLIEEMNNLPPDNMLVEMNTFRVYKAKAQAIPNILEEIGRLREHTFRQVGEGTGKGIDLDRYDEYYEHLFVWEQEKQELVGAYRIGRTDRIIEQHGIEGLYTSSLFSFKPALFERMGPALEMGRSFVRPEYQRSFAPLLLLWKGIAQYVLLSPDYKVLFGPVSISSDYSPISREMIVRYMRENNWISDLSKLVKPKVPPRLKKMRRHEIREFRNIFKSEEDVSGVITDIEPVVKGIPVLLKQYLKLGGKILAFNVDPDFNYCLDGLIYVDLTQASPRVLSNYMGKDNYINFIEYHMTKSGELEQ; translated from the coding sequence ATGGCCCACGAGGACATCTTTACACTGGACCTCGCCAAAGAGAAGAGCGCTCTTCACAAGGCGTTCATCTCCGCGCTTGGCAAGCCGTTGGAGCGTCTCATCGGTCTGGATTCGCTCAACGCCATCCACAAGGGATCGGCCGAGCTGAAACCGGACAATGAATTCATGTCCCGGGTTCTGGAAACCATGGACGTCACCTACGAGGTTCCGGATGCGGACATGCTGCGCATTCCGAAGAAAGGGCCGGTAGTCGTGGTCGCCAACCATCCTTTCGGAGCCATCGAGGGCGTCATCCTGGGCGCTCTGCTCAAGCGGGCCCGCGAGGACGTGAAGATCATGGGCAACTACCTGCTCGGGCTTGTTCCGGAACTTCAGGACATGATCATCACTGTGGATAACTTCGGCAGCGCCGACTCCCTGAAGAAGAACATCAAGCCGCTTAAAGAGTCCATACGCTGGCTTCGCGGCGGTCATGTTCTCGCCATATTTCCGTCCGGCGAGGTGTCGAGCCTGGATCTGCGCAAGCGCAGGATCATGGATCCGGCGTGGAACCGCACCGTGGGCCGCATCATCCACCGCACCGAGGCTCCCGTGCTGCCGGTCTTCTTTCCCGGCGCCAACGGACCGCTGTTCCATATCGCCGGATTCCTCCATCCCCGGCTGCGCACTGCGCTCCTTCCGCGACAGTTCATCAAACGCCAGGGGCGCTGCTTCCCGGTGCGCATTGGCAACACAATTCCGTTCAAAAAGATCGAGCACCTGGAACGCGATGAAGAACTCATGGCGTATCTGCGTCTGCGCACGTACATGCTCAAACGCCGAGTGACGGAAGAAAAGCCATCTCGGTTCAAGTTTCGCCTGCCGTTGCCCAGGCGCGGCGCTCACAAGGCGGAAAAGGTCCCGCCGCGCGCCCTGGAGCCCGTCATCGAAGGCAAGGCTCCCGAGTTGCTCATCGAGGAGATGAACAACCTGCCGCCGGACAACATGCTCGTGGAGATGAACACCTTCCGCGTGTATAAGGCCAAGGCGCAGGCAATCCCGAACATTCTCGAGGAAATCGGCCGGCTGCGCGAGCACACCTTCCGCCAGGTGGGCGAGGGCACGGGCAAGGGCATAGACCTGGACCGTTACGATGAGTATTACGAGCATCTCTTCGTATGGGAGCAGGAAAAGCAGGAGCTCGTAGGCGCATACCGCATAGGTCGCACCGACAGAATCATCGAGCAGCACGGCATCGAGGGGTTGTATACGAGCTCGCTGTTCTCCTTCAAGCCGGCGCTCTTCGAGCGCATGGGGCCGGCCCTGGAAATGGGCCGCTCGTTCGTGCGGCCGGAGTATCAGCGCAGCTTCGCGCCGTTGCTCCTGCTGTGGAAGGGCATCGCCCAGTATGTGCTGCTTTCTCCGGACTACAAAGTGCTGTTCGGTCCGGTTTCCATCTCCAGCGACTACTCGCCCATCTCGCGCGAGATGATCGTACGCTACATGCGCGAGAACAACTGGATTTCCGATCTGTCCAAACTGGTGAAGCCCAAGGTCCCGCCGCGTCTGAAGAAGATGCGCCGCCACGAGATCCGCGAGTTCCGCAACATCTTCAAGTCCGAGGAGGACGTCTCCGGCGTCATCACGGACATCGAGCCCGTGGTCAAAGGCATTCCCGTGCTGCTCAAGCAGTACCTCAAGCTGGGCGGCAAGATCCTGGCCTTCAACGTGGACCCGGATTTCAACTACTGCCTGGACGGCCTGATCTATGTGGATCTCACCCAGGCCTCGCCCAGGGTGTTGTCCAACTACATGGGCAAGGACAACTACATCAACTTCATCGAATACCACATGACCAAAAGTGGGGAGCTGGAGCAGTAG
- a CDS encoding alpha/beta fold hydrolase yields MPRITTHDGTQLYYKDWGAGQPVVFCHGWPLSSDSWESQMFFLASYGFRCIAHDRRGHGRSGQPWEGNDMDTYADDLAALMEALNLQDAVLVGFSTGGGEVARYIGRHGTDRVAKAGLISSVPPLMLKTPDNPEGTPIEVFDQLRESTITNRAQLYMDLGSGPFFGFNRPAATASQGMIDWFWLQGMTAGHKNTYDCIKAFSETDFTEDLKKFDVPTLVVHGDDDQIVPIAAAGEKSVRLVPDATLKVYAGAPHGLTDTHKDQLNKDLLEFLNA; encoded by the coding sequence ATGCCCAGGATCACCACGCACGACGGGACGCAGCTTTATTATAAAGATTGGGGCGCAGGGCAACCCGTCGTGTTCTGCCACGGCTGGCCGCTCAGCAGCGACAGTTGGGAATCGCAAATGTTTTTCCTGGCATCCTATGGTTTCCGCTGTATCGCCCATGACCGGCGGGGCCATGGCCGTTCCGGTCAGCCATGGGAAGGCAACGACATGGACACCTACGCCGACGACCTCGCCGCGCTCATGGAGGCTCTCAACCTTCAGGACGCCGTTCTCGTCGGATTCTCCACCGGCGGCGGCGAGGTGGCGCGCTACATAGGCCGTCACGGAACGGACCGCGTGGCAAAAGCCGGGCTGATCTCGTCCGTGCCGCCCCTTATGCTGAAGACGCCGGACAACCCTGAAGGAACGCCCATCGAAGTTTTCGACCAACTACGCGAGAGCACGATCACCAATCGCGCGCAGCTGTACATGGATCTCGGCAGCGGTCCGTTTTTCGGCTTCAACAGGCCTGCAGCCACGGCTTCGCAGGGCATGATAGACTGGTTCTGGCTCCAGGGCATGACGGCCGGCCACAAGAACACCTATGATTGCATCAAAGCCTTTTCGGAGACGGACTTCACCGAGGATCTCAAGAAGTTCGATGTGCCGACCCTGGTGGTGCACGGAGACGACGACCAGATAGTGCCCATCGCCGCAGCAGGCGAAAAGTCCGTAAGGCTCGTTCCGGATGCGACCCTCAAGGTCTACGCAGGCGCGCCCCACGGCCTTACCGATACGCACAAGGACCAGCTGAACAAGGACCTGCTGGAATTTCTGAACGCATGA
- a CDS encoding two-component system sensor histidine kinase NtrB: MDESFKQIATQNIVEAMALGLMVVDHDGEVVLVNPALTTMLGFTEEELRNSSWGELFFSLEENYEFNDVLMEVIRFELVNFRRQVPYTNPRTNRQLMLSLVSSFLRQGKELTGVVLLVEDITEAHQRQQRERRLLWERNLLQRERADGLKNLALSVAHQVRNPIMTIAGFTQRLLKAETLNDNMRSKLEIIIEESNKLEKTVKTVADYASLERPQLDQLEVGVLINEIRSATRQKYGLEMNPENDNSIRDVCIAGDKGQLVRAVMHIVDNAMEFGCNEMSIKATANPDNGGVTISISDDGPGIAPDNLPYIFDPFYTTKPQAVGMGLTEARHIILDNQGDVSVESNPGQGATFHLHFPLALDSV; encoded by the coding sequence ATGGACGAATCTTTCAAGCAAATCGCCACTCAGAACATCGTGGAGGCAATGGCGCTCGGCCTCATGGTGGTCGACCACGACGGCGAAGTGGTGCTGGTGAACCCGGCGCTGACCACGATGCTCGGCTTCACCGAGGAAGAACTGAGAAACTCGTCCTGGGGCGAGTTGTTTTTCAGCCTCGAAGAAAATTACGAGTTCAACGATGTTCTCATGGAAGTCATCCGCTTCGAACTCGTGAACTTCCGCCGCCAGGTACCCTACACCAACCCGCGAACCAATCGCCAGCTCATGCTTTCCCTGGTCTCGTCCTTCCTGCGCCAGGGCAAGGAGCTCACAGGCGTGGTGCTGCTGGTGGAGGACATCACGGAGGCACACCAGCGCCAGCAACGCGAGCGGCGGCTGCTCTGGGAGCGCAACCTCCTCCAGCGGGAACGCGCCGACGGTCTCAAAAACCTCGCCCTTTCCGTGGCCCACCAGGTGCGCAATCCCATCATGACCATCGCCGGCTTCACACAGCGGCTGCTCAAAGCCGAAACGCTCAACGACAACATGCGCAGCAAGCTGGAGATCATCATCGAGGAAAGCAACAAACTGGAAAAGACTGTGAAGACCGTGGCGGACTACGCATCCCTGGAGCGCCCTCAGCTCGATCAACTGGAAGTGGGCGTCCTTATCAACGAAATTCGCAGCGCCACCCGCCAGAAATACGGCCTGGAAATGAACCCGGAGAACGACAACTCGATCCGTGACGTATGCATCGCCGGCGACAAGGGCCAGCTCGTACGCGCCGTCATGCACATCGTGGACAACGCCATGGAGTTCGGCTGCAACGAAATGAGCATCAAAGCCACTGCCAACCCGGACAACGGCGGCGTCACCATCAGCATTTCCGATGACGGACCTGGCATTGCGCCGGACAACCTTCCCTACATATTCGACCCGTTCTACACGACAAAACCCCAAGCCGTAGGCATGGGGCTCACGGAGGCGCGCCACATCATCCTGGACAACCAGGGCGATGTGAGCGTTGAATCAAATCCCGGTCAGGGCGCCACCTTCCATCTGCACTTTCCCCTGGCGCTCGATTCCGTGTAG
- a CDS encoding SpoIIE family protein phosphatase, translating into MLRSLNSKIFLLVFFILSLIAGAVLYITNRDVGRAMYQAEERSIANVLKLMELNVAGRYKNLLQDKVGRTQEIKRYLVDLAATFEGGLDRFATMAESGAISSERAQQEALAWIRALPATNAKYFFAYDDSCTLLAYPDPVLVGTAPTDFQDIEGRSVLRAARTEAMELGESYATYHWKHLGSDAPTKRFGLFIYFPAWDWVVAVSVDIGDVERALQRQLEQIIEVLDQNIPQVEFATTGFVFLFDGSQQIIAAPDRIRRLLEGGAAGLDMLKNTETGNFVLDDFMSWTSGDDVKGPYDFSIRGKNNELVTLEADVAYFKPLDWYIAAVAPVDEIEAPARQLMANISVSVLGVFLVSLLVALAFSRHIARPLRLLAQHAMTLPQQDFSQPVAGPSAIAHLPDKHHDEVGRLAESFVFMEKSLRENIANLMEVTATKNRIESELSIARDIQLGLLPKIFPPFPDRRELDLHAVLVSAKEVGGDLYDFFFLDDRRLCLVVGDVSDKGVPAALFMAITKTLVKVAAERHDDPAVMMGLVNDLLSEDNPNTMFVTIIIGILDLETGRFDYACGGHNPPIVIGEEVREVPGISGPMAGAMDSLDYKTLSTTLRPGEAILLYTDGVTEAMNESLDLFSEQRLEETLRDYKDAGARAIVEGVMQRVHKHAAGAVQSDDITMLCVRYHGPQH; encoded by the coding sequence ATGCTCCGATCGCTCAACTCCAAGATCTTTCTGCTCGTATTCTTTATCCTCTCGCTCATTGCAGGGGCAGTGCTGTACATCACCAATCGCGATGTCGGCCGCGCCATGTATCAGGCCGAAGAGCGTTCCATAGCCAACGTGCTCAAGCTCATGGAACTCAACGTGGCCGGCCGCTACAAGAACCTGCTCCAGGACAAGGTCGGCAGGACGCAGGAGATCAAACGCTATCTGGTAGATCTCGCCGCAACCTTCGAAGGTGGTCTGGACCGCTTCGCAACCATGGCGGAAAGCGGCGCCATCTCCAGCGAACGCGCCCAGCAAGAGGCGCTGGCCTGGATACGCGCCCTGCCTGCGACCAACGCCAAATATTTCTTTGCCTACGACGACTCCTGCACCCTGCTCGCCTATCCTGACCCGGTACTCGTTGGCACGGCGCCAACCGACTTTCAGGATATCGAAGGCCGCAGCGTGCTGCGGGCGGCCCGCACCGAGGCCATGGAGTTGGGCGAATCCTACGCCACCTACCATTGGAAACATCTCGGCAGCGACGCCCCCACCAAGAGGTTCGGGCTTTTTATCTATTTCCCCGCGTGGGACTGGGTGGTCGCCGTCAGCGTGGATATCGGCGATGTGGAGCGCGCTCTGCAGAGACAACTCGAACAGATCATCGAGGTCCTGGACCAGAACATTCCCCAGGTCGAGTTCGCCACCACCGGATTCGTCTTCCTGTTCGACGGCTCGCAGCAGATCATCGCCGCGCCTGACAGAATACGTCGGCTTCTGGAAGGCGGCGCCGCAGGCCTCGACATGCTGAAAAACACCGAGACCGGCAACTTCGTGCTCGACGACTTCATGTCCTGGACCTCCGGCGACGACGTCAAAGGACCTTACGACTTTTCCATACGTGGCAAGAACAACGAACTTGTCACCCTGGAAGCGGACGTGGCCTACTTCAAGCCGCTGGACTGGTACATCGCCGCGGTGGCGCCCGTGGACGAGATCGAAGCCCCTGCACGCCAACTCATGGCCAACATTTCGGTTTCCGTGCTCGGCGTGTTCCTGGTCAGCCTTCTCGTGGCGCTCGCCTTTTCGCGCCACATCGCCCGGCCTCTCCGGCTGCTGGCGCAGCACGCCATGACGCTGCCGCAGCAGGACTTCTCCCAACCTGTCGCAGGTCCTTCGGCCATTGCCCACCTGCCAGACAAACACCACGACGAAGTCGGTCGTTTGGCCGAGTCCTTCGTGTTCATGGAAAAATCCCTGCGCGAGAACATCGCCAATCTCATGGAGGTGACGGCGACCAAGAACCGCATCGAGAGCGAGTTGTCCATCGCCCGGGACATCCAGCTCGGCCTGCTGCCCAAGATATTTCCGCCTTTTCCGGACCGCCGGGAACTCGACCTCCACGCCGTGCTCGTCTCGGCCAAGGAGGTGGGCGGCGACCTCTACGACTTCTTCTTCCTGGACGACAGGCGGCTTTGTCTCGTGGTCGGCGATGTTTCAGACAAGGGCGTGCCGGCGGCGCTGTTCATGGCCATCACCAAAACGCTGGTGAAGGTTGCGGCAGAGCGCCACGACGACCCCGCCGTGATGATGGGCCTGGTCAACGATCTGCTCAGCGAGGACAACCCGAACACCATGTTCGTAACCATCATCATCGGCATCCTGGACCTGGAGACAGGCCGGTTCGACTACGCCTGCGGTGGACACAACCCGCCCATCGTTATCGGCGAGGAGGTCCGGGAGGTGCCCGGCATCAGCGGACCCATGGCCGGGGCCATGGACTCGCTCGACTACAAGACGCTCTCCACAACCCTGCGCCCGGGCGAGGCCATTCTCCTCTATACGGACGGCGTGACCGAGGCCATGAACGAAAGCCTCGATCTCTTCAGCGAACAGCGTCTGGAGGAGACGCTCCGCGATTACAAGGACGCAGGCGCAAGGGCCATAGTGGAGGGTGTCATGCAGCGGGTCCACAAGCACGCGGCAGGGGCCGTGCAGTCCGACGACATCACCATGCTCTGTGTGCGCTATCACGGGCCGCAACACTGA
- a CDS encoding ABC transporter substrate-binding protein: MIRDFARKWMFCLVVLLVPLLAAGAAAGEHDDLSITPITRPDGGKWRIGYLEGGPYSQYPATLVATVKGLADLGWLAPMDFPENIDPENSGELWTHLVQNVESEYIEFAPDAFWTGNWDEDPPREALREEVLEHLQRGDIDLMIAMGTWAGQDLATADVSTPTVVLSSSDPLGSGIVASEDDSGFDHLHARLDPTRYLRQVRLFNDIIGFRKLGIVYEDSVTGRTYAALADVQKVAEERGFEVVPCTTRLDVHSGEAFRNLLACHEELAPAVDAMYLTENNGMQLTRFPELLAPFFEYDVPTFSMAGSDEVRHGVLLSIAQAGFKYVGDFHAKTIAKILGGASPRTLTQVFEAPPKIAINLKTAERIGFDPPVDILLAADEIYEDIETAAPAQ; this comes from the coding sequence ATGATCCGCGATTTCGCCAGGAAGTGGATGTTCTGCCTCGTCGTTCTTCTTGTGCCCCTCCTTGCCGCAGGCGCAGCCGCCGGCGAGCACGACGACTTATCCATCACGCCCATAACCAGGCCGGACGGCGGCAAGTGGCGCATCGGCTATCTGGAAGGCGGCCCGTACAGCCAGTACCCCGCCACCCTCGTCGCCACGGTGAAGGGACTGGCCGACCTCGGCTGGCTCGCGCCCATGGACTTTCCCGAAAACATCGACCCTGAAAATTCCGGCGAACTCTGGACGCACCTCGTCCAGAACGTGGAGAGCGAGTACATCGAGTTCGCGCCTGACGCCTTCTGGACCGGCAACTGGGACGAGGACCCGCCGCGCGAGGCGTTGCGGGAAGAGGTGCTGGAGCACCTGCAGCGCGGCGATATTGACCTGATGATCGCCATGGGCACCTGGGCCGGGCAGGACCTCGCCACCGCGGACGTGAGCACTCCCACCGTGGTCCTGTCCTCGTCCGACCCTCTCGGCTCGGGCATCGTGGCCAGCGAGGACGACTCCGGTTTCGACCATCTGCACGCCCGGCTCGACCCCACTCGCTACCTCCGGCAGGTACGGCTGTTCAACGACATCATCGGCTTCCGGAAGCTGGGCATCGTATATGAGGACTCCGTAACCGGCCGGACCTACGCCGCATTGGCCGATGTGCAGAAAGTCGCAGAGGAGCGCGGTTTCGAAGTCGTGCCCTGCACTACAAGACTGGACGTGCATTCCGGCGAGGCTTTCCGCAACCTGCTTGCCTGCCACGAAGAACTCGCCCCCGCTGTGGACGCCATGTACCTCACCGAGAACAACGGGATGCAGCTCACGCGGTTTCCGGAGCTTCTCGCGCCATTCTTCGAATACGATGTGCCCACATTTTCCATGGCCGGGTCCGACGAGGTCCGCCACGGCGTGCTGCTTTCCATCGCCCAGGCCGGCTTCAAATACGTGGGCGACTTCCACGCCAAGACCATCGCCAAGATCCTGGGCGGCGCATCCCCTCGCACACTCACCCAGGTGTTCGAGGCTCCCCCCAAGATCGCCATCAACCTGAAGACGGCGGAACGCATCGGATTCGATCCGCCGGTGGACATCCTCCTGGCCGCTGACGAAATTTACGAGGACATCGAGACCGCCGCGCCCGCCCAGTAG
- a CDS encoding response regulator, which translates to MATTDVLVVEDSPALSMLLRRVLENAGLSMLEAVDGMQAHNVLQRAEAPVCIITEINMPRMDGIDFIRVLREDPRFCNIPIIVLTGENDDHRVEKARAAGATHVIYKPFDIDVLFDVIEGVVRDVYGGQALRSAC; encoded by the coding sequence ATGGCAACCACGGATGTGCTCGTTGTGGAGGATTCGCCTGCCTTGAGCATGCTGCTGCGACGCGTCCTGGAAAACGCCGGCCTGTCCATGCTGGAGGCGGTGGACGGCATGCAGGCGCACAATGTGCTGCAACGGGCCGAGGCGCCCGTGTGCATCATTACGGAAATCAACATGCCCCGCATGGACGGCATCGATTTCATCCGCGTGCTGCGCGAAGATCCCCGATTTTGCAATATTCCAATCATTGTGCTCACGGGCGAGAACGACGACCACCGCGTCGAAAAGGCCAGGGCTGCCGGAGCCACGCACGTCATATACAAGCCCTTCGACATCGATGTGCTTTTCGACGTCATAGAAGGCGTGGTGCGCGACGTGTACGGGGGGCAGGCGTTGCGTTCGGCATGCTGA
- a CDS encoding PP2C family protein-serine/threonine phosphatase, which produces MRYTAVSHVGEVRSVNEDRYLAREEDDGRALLLAVSDGMGGEAAGDLAAETVVEYLEDVPMQGLDNPGRLAAHVQDINELIHKLVQDNPNLAGMGATLTAAYVSANHAAWVHVGDSRLYLMRGEELMRITRDQRFIQEFIDHGELTEEQARSHPLRSMLDQSVGSPEVEPVTGTLDLQPGDVLLICSDGLHDLVSEQDIAARLRALRSENPPDLDRCAHDLVEAAREAGGHDNVTLVLAFI; this is translated from the coding sequence ATGCGATATACGGCCGTGAGCCATGTAGGCGAGGTGAGGTCGGTCAACGAAGATCGCTACCTCGCGCGCGAAGAGGATGATGGGCGAGCGCTCCTGCTCGCCGTCTCGGACGGCATGGGCGGCGAAGCCGCCGGCGACCTCGCCGCCGAGACCGTGGTGGAATATCTGGAAGACGTGCCCATGCAGGGGCTGGACAACCCCGGCCGTCTGGCGGCACACGTTCAGGACATCAACGAACTCATCCACAAGCTGGTGCAGGACAATCCAAATCTTGCCGGCATGGGCGCAACATTGACTGCGGCGTACGTCTCGGCCAACCACGCTGCCTGGGTTCATGTGGGCGACTCGCGTCTGTACCTCATGCGGGGCGAAGAGCTTATGCGCATCACGCGGGACCAGCGCTTCATCCAGGAGTTCATCGACCATGGCGAGCTCACCGAGGAGCAGGCCAGGAGCCACCCGTTGCGGAGCATGCTGGATCAGAGCGTGGGCTCGCCGGAGGTGGAGCCCGTCACGGGGACGCTCGATCTGCAGCCGGGCGACGTGCTGCTCATCTGCAGCGACGGCCTGCACGATTTGGTCTCGGAGCAGGACATCGCCGCGCGGCTCCGCGCTCTGAGGTCAGAGAATCCGCCTGACCTGGACCGTTGCGCGCACGACCTCGTGGAGGCCGCCCGCGAGGCAGGCGGCCACGACAACGTCACCCTGGTGCTCGCGTTTATTTGA